Proteins from a genomic interval of Aquabacterium sp. J223:
- a CDS encoding PAS domain S-box protein, whose amino-acid sequence MLGLVLTIVATSWQVQHTDARARQALEVLGQDVARRLNDRMHIYEFGLRGLRGMLVAGGLHNGVGIAEFEAYNRTRDLAREFPGARGFGWIVRVPVASEPDFVARARQEDGATFAIRQLSPHDAERWVIRRVAPLATNREAIGLDVASERHRRDAAAAAMRTGEATLTAPITIVQASRAVSRAFLLMLPVYRGGSTPSTAAQREQAAWGWTYAPLIIDDVLSGVEPADSEFRLALRDVAVTASGPAAAPFYTTPGAAATSNTLQWQTRLRLDVYGRQWEATLYTTPRFAARLNATSPASVALAGGALSLMLGMLVNLYGRNRLRARLVEQERARHAAIVAGSSDAIVGVGLDGRITDWNAAAQRLFGPTPVEVVGRSFRVVLPPPERASDDESALEAASHGLTVGPIDCVLHHRDGQTIELSMTASPIFDHRRAVAGVAFTLRDVGAARRAEREVRQLNASLEGQVQERTMLLEAARRHLQNILDAMPVLVGYWDRSLNNRFANAAYRQWFGGAVEDLAGQPLQQVIGDRPFEAVRARIDAVLAGRSQVFDRRVEADSAAGPRHTVTHYLPDLVDDEVRGFYEVVQDVTPQLQAEERLRANEAFLERIGEVSGVGGWEYRLDEGRIVWSAQTYRIHGVDRSYVPELGDAISFYAPAARPTIQAAVEACIEDGTDWDLELPFRTATGADIWVRAVGTALRDEAGHVVQLVGTLQDITVRKHIEAELQAAQERFSIAAQAAGLGVWEWDIGANTLVWDEGMHRLYRRARMPGVLPYAVWLDAVHPNDQVRCEGALQASLRGEADYDPEFRIRWPDGTLRHIKAAARLRRDENGRPLRMVGVNLDITERKQAELDLRSTGSLLQMVLDSASTVSIIATDPDLLITVFNRGAERMLGRESVEVVGRTTPMLIHDGSEVAARAAELSLLLGRPVEERHVFTEPSTLGIPRIWTYVAHDGTRIAVSLVVTAMHGDDGQLLGYLGVAHDVSAQRRVEESLREATWRAEQASLAKGQFLANMSHEIRTPLNAVIGLTYLLAQTDLDEQQAAFLAKVRLASAALLSVVNDVLDLSKIEAGELVLERRPFELSRTLQELGDLMAVQAHGKGLQLEIEPLDVVPVWVEGDETRLRQILTNLLGNAVKFTPRGTVRLQARRTGNATAGFIRFEVEDTGIGIDAEVQDRLFAPFFQADASTTRRFGGTGLGLSIVRRLSQLMGGAVGVHSTAGKGSRFWVELPLAEVAPGTVPRTAGPTRLDGLHILVVDDSDINREVAQRIVEAAGAIVSTASDGAQALALLRGTSTVDLVLMDVQMPILDGCAATRQMRLDPTLAQLPVLALTAGGAGERARAGTGRWCGRRHRQAL is encoded by the coding sequence GTGCTCGGCCTCGTGCTCACCATCGTCGCGACCAGTTGGCAGGTGCAGCACACCGACGCACGCGCTCGTCAGGCGCTGGAAGTGTTGGGCCAGGACGTCGCACGCCGGCTCAACGATCGCATGCACATCTACGAGTTTGGACTGCGAGGTCTGCGCGGGATGTTGGTGGCGGGTGGTCTGCACAACGGCGTCGGCATCGCCGAGTTCGAAGCCTATAACCGCACCCGCGACTTGGCCCGAGAATTTCCGGGCGCCCGAGGTTTTGGCTGGATCGTAAGGGTCCCTGTCGCCAGCGAGCCGGACTTCGTGGCACGAGCACGACAGGAAGACGGGGCAACTTTCGCCATTAGGCAGTTGTCGCCACACGACGCCGAGCGGTGGGTCATCCGGAGGGTGGCGCCCCTCGCGACCAACCGTGAAGCGATCGGATTGGACGTGGCCTCAGAGCGCCACCGCCGCGACGCGGCGGCAGCCGCGATGCGCACCGGCGAGGCCACGTTGACGGCACCGATCACCATCGTGCAGGCCAGCCGCGCCGTGTCGCGGGCCTTCCTGCTGATGTTGCCGGTGTATCGTGGCGGCAGCACCCCATCGACCGCGGCACAGCGTGAACAGGCCGCTTGGGGCTGGACCTATGCGCCGCTGATCATCGACGACGTGCTGTCCGGCGTCGAGCCCGCCGACTCGGAGTTCAGGCTGGCTCTTCGCGACGTCGCGGTGACGGCATCCGGCCCGGCGGCCGCGCCGTTCTACACCACACCGGGCGCTGCGGCGACATCGAACACGCTGCAGTGGCAGACCCGTTTGCGGCTGGATGTCTACGGTCGCCAATGGGAAGCCACCCTTTACACGACCCCGCGCTTCGCGGCGCGGCTCAACGCCACGTCGCCGGCGTCGGTCGCGCTGGCCGGCGGCGCGCTGTCCCTGATGCTGGGCATGTTGGTCAACCTGTACGGCCGGAACCGCTTGCGGGCCCGCCTTGTGGAACAGGAACGTGCCCGCCATGCCGCGATCGTCGCCGGCAGCAGCGATGCCATCGTTGGTGTCGGTCTGGACGGCCGCATCACCGACTGGAACGCGGCGGCCCAGCGACTGTTCGGCCCGACGCCGGTCGAGGTCGTCGGCCGGTCGTTCCGGGTGGTGTTGCCGCCCCCGGAGCGCGCGTCAGACGATGAGTCCGCGCTGGAGGCGGCATCGCACGGGCTGACGGTCGGACCCATCGACTGCGTGCTCCACCACAGGGACGGGCAGACGATCGAGTTGTCGATGACGGCATCGCCGATCTTCGACCATCGACGGGCTGTGGCCGGTGTGGCTTTCACGCTGCGCGACGTCGGCGCCGCCCGGCGTGCCGAACGCGAGGTCCGCCAGTTGAACGCGTCGCTGGAGGGCCAGGTGCAGGAGCGCACCATGCTGCTGGAGGCGGCGCGTCGGCATCTGCAAAACATCCTCGACGCCATGCCCGTGCTGGTCGGATACTGGGACCGGTCGCTGAACAACCGCTTTGCCAATGCGGCGTACCGGCAGTGGTTCGGAGGTGCAGTCGAAGACCTCGCGGGGCAGCCCCTGCAGCAGGTGATCGGCGATCGGCCTTTCGAGGCGGTGCGTGCGCGGATCGACGCGGTGCTGGCCGGGCGGTCCCAGGTGTTCGACAGGCGGGTGGAAGCCGACAGTGCCGCCGGGCCTCGGCACACCGTGACGCACTACCTGCCAGACCTGGTCGATGACGAGGTTCGCGGCTTCTACGAGGTGGTTCAGGACGTGACGCCTCAGTTGCAGGCCGAAGAACGACTGCGTGCGAACGAGGCGTTTCTCGAACGTATCGGCGAAGTGTCCGGGGTGGGCGGGTGGGAATACCGCCTCGATGAGGGCCGTATCGTGTGGTCGGCCCAGACGTACCGCATCCACGGCGTCGACAGATCGTATGTTCCCGAATTGGGCGACGCGATCTCCTTCTACGCGCCTGCCGCGCGGCCCACCATTCAAGCCGCCGTAGAGGCGTGCATCGAAGACGGCACCGACTGGGACCTCGAACTGCCGTTCCGGACCGCGACCGGCGCGGACATCTGGGTGCGGGCGGTCGGAACCGCGCTGCGCGACGAAGCCGGCCACGTGGTGCAACTGGTCGGCACCTTGCAGGACATCACCGTGCGAAAGCACATCGAAGCGGAGCTTCAGGCCGCCCAGGAGCGCTTCTCGATCGCCGCACAGGCTGCCGGGCTCGGTGTGTGGGAATGGGACATCGGTGCCAATACGCTGGTCTGGGACGAGGGCATGCACAGGCTGTACCGGCGAGCGCGGATGCCGGGGGTCCTGCCCTACGCCGTGTGGCTGGACGCGGTGCACCCGAACGATCAGGTGCGCTGCGAGGGTGCGCTGCAGGCGTCGCTGCGCGGCGAAGCCGACTACGACCCGGAGTTCCGCATCCGCTGGCCGGACGGCACCTTGCGCCACATCAAGGCAGCGGCCCGGCTTCGGCGCGACGAGAACGGCCGACCGCTGCGCATGGTGGGCGTGAACCTCGACATCACGGAGCGCAAGCAGGCCGAACTGGATCTGAGGTCCACCGGCTCGCTGCTGCAGATGGTGCTCGACTCGGCCTCGACGGTGTCCATCATCGCGACCGATCCAGACCTGTTGATCACCGTGTTCAACCGCGGCGCCGAACGGATGCTCGGCCGCGAGAGCGTCGAGGTGGTGGGCCGCACGACGCCGATGCTGATCCACGACGGGTCCGAGGTCGCCGCCCGGGCGGCGGAGCTGAGCCTCTTGCTGGGGCGACCCGTCGAGGAACGCCACGTCTTTACGGAGCCCTCGACCCTCGGCATTCCCCGGATCTGGACGTACGTGGCACACGACGGCACGCGCATCGCGGTGTCACTCGTGGTCACGGCGATGCACGGTGACGACGGGCAACTGCTCGGCTACCTCGGTGTGGCGCACGACGTGTCCGCGCAGCGGCGGGTTGAAGAGTCGCTGCGCGAGGCCACCTGGCGGGCGGAGCAGGCAAGCCTCGCCAAGGGCCAGTTCCTGGCCAACATGAGCCACGAGATCCGAACGCCGCTGAACGCGGTGATCGGCCTGACCTACTTGTTGGCCCAGACCGACCTGGACGAACAGCAGGCGGCGTTCTTGGCCAAGGTGCGGCTGGCCAGCGCGGCGCTGCTGTCGGTGGTCAACGACGTGCTCGACCTGTCCAAGATCGAGGCCGGAGAACTGGTGCTGGAGCGCCGGCCGTTCGAGTTGTCGCGAACGCTGCAGGAGCTGGGCGATCTGATGGCGGTCCAGGCGCATGGAAAGGGGCTGCAGCTCGAGATCGAGCCCCTCGACGTCGTGCCCGTCTGGGTGGAAGGCGACGAGACCCGGCTGCGCCAGATCCTCACCAACCTGCTGGGTAACGCGGTCAAGTTCACCCCACGGGGGACCGTTCGATTGCAGGCACGGCGAACGGGCAACGCAACCGCGGGCTTCATCCGGTTTGAGGTGGAGGACACCGGCATCGGCATCGACGCTGAGGTGCAGGACCGCCTGTTCGCGCCGTTCTTCCAGGCCGACGCCTCCACCACCCGCCGCTTCGGCGGCACCGGCCTGGGGCTGTCCATCGTTCGACGGCTCTCCCAGCTGATGGGTGGCGCAGTCGGCGTCCACAGCACCGCCGGCAAGGGCAGCCGGTTCTGGGTGGAGCTGCCCCTCGCTGAAGTTGCTCCAGGCACCGTGCCGCGAACGGCCGGGCCGACCCGGCTGGACGGTCTGCACATCCTGGTGGTGGACGACAGCGACATCAACCGCGAGGTGGCGCAGCGCATCGTGGAGGCGGCGGGCGCCATCGTGTCCACGGCGTCCGATGGTGCTCAGGCCCTGGCACTCCTGCGCGGAACATCAACGGTGGATCTGGTGCTGATGGATGTGCAGATGCCCATACTGGACGGATGCGCCGCCACGCGGCAGATGCGCTTGGACCCCACGCTGGCGCAACTTCCGGTGCTGGCATTGACCGCGGGGGGCGCTGGCGAGCGAGCGCGAGCAGGCACTGGCCGCTGGTGTGGACGACGTCATCGGCAAGCCCTTTGA
- a CDS encoding Hpt domain-containing protein — protein sequence MDDVIGKPFEPETLIRAVAAHVRTCPSDRTQAAASPAPARAWPTVPGIDTANAADQLGNDSALFCRLLARMLPEELAWLEPAAASGRPDLASWASRAHRLRGAATTLGARRVGALAGGLEAASRQGDEIAARTALLSLMEGVQKLQVDAQPALQVWAAEHEAALRATPQGAWPAADEFAALLHSLHACDLSATSQFDRLRPGLRAQLGPSAYAELDELIATLRFAEAAALLDPGAHRPAGA from the coding sequence GTGGACGACGTCATCGGCAAGCCCTTTGAACCCGAGACGCTCATCCGCGCCGTGGCCGCCCACGTGCGCACCTGCCCATCGGACCGGACGCAGGCGGCCGCCTCCCCGGCGCCGGCCAGGGCGTGGCCGACGGTTCCTGGCATCGACACGGCCAACGCTGCGGACCAACTGGGGAACGACTCGGCGCTGTTCTGCCGGCTCCTTGCGCGCATGCTGCCGGAGGAGCTCGCGTGGCTGGAGCCGGCAGCGGCGTCGGGGCGGCCCGATCTGGCGTCGTGGGCATCCCGCGCGCACCGCCTGCGCGGTGCTGCGACCACGTTGGGTGCCCGCCGGGTCGGGGCGTTGGCCGGAGGACTGGAAGCCGCCAGCCGCCAGGGCGACGAGATCGCGGCCCGAACGGCCCTGCTGAGTCTGATGGAAGGTGTGCAGAAGCTTCAAGTCGATGCGCAACCGGCGCTGCAAGTCTGGGCGGCCGAACATGAAGCCGCCTTGCGTGCGACCCCGCAAGGCGCATGGCCCGCCGCGGACGAATTCGCGGCCCTGCTGCACAGTCTGCATGCCTGTGACCTGTCGGCGACGTCCCAGTTCGATCGTCTTCGGCCTGGCCTGCGCGCGCAGCTTGGCCCCAGCGCCTACGCCGAACTGGACGAGCTGATCGCAACGCTGCGCTTTGCAGAGGCGGCGGCCTTGCTTGACCCGGGCGCGCATCGGCCAGCGGGGGCTTAG
- a CDS encoding recombinase family protein, with the protein MGHPCIYGRYSLDIQKPTSIDDQVSRCRSLAAREGLTVADDWVFSDEAVTGRAEGLTKRMGYQRMLDAWEAGLLDIVFADEVSRFSRDMLDGAKLMRMAERTGVVIVTGDGIDTRREGWQTLWTMRLAMAAEELRSVAKRTSRTMQGCLDRGLMIGPPPYGYALDIRRKDKDEQNLKGARWVVNEAQAEVIRTMFGWRKSGLSVAAIARRLNDQGIACPRTSGAKRPGYWRPATVHRMLQNPIYRGTFVYLGSGATRAKLARQRKMPETKAYDRPQFRLVDDALWQACNPPRQQRTRGGTKHLFANFVQCGDCGCYLSLKGTSASWTLHCPQCEQAVRVGERESFIGYTSVVAAQKTLEQALTLLFTGPVRDEFSARLRARLEKGPGEEEERLRARRLELESSCERLLQLARRPGIGLEFLAQQLEEDKTELDRVTARLAALTRAAGKVSKAAIERQLAVEPTTVVSQLLNGAAPAHEVRATLKRLIESFRFVDRPRKFEAMFEIRFVPGAFVAELSDSDVLDSTAVTMRIHTKTGARRPPPWEVTVTQVT; encoded by the coding sequence ATGGGGCACCCCTGCATCTACGGCCGCTACTCGCTCGACATCCAGAAACCCACCTCCATCGACGACCAAGTCTCGCGCTGCCGCTCGCTCGCGGCGCGCGAAGGCCTGACTGTCGCGGACGACTGGGTCTTCTCGGACGAGGCGGTGACGGGCCGCGCCGAGGGCCTGACGAAGCGCATGGGCTACCAGCGCATGCTGGACGCCTGGGAGGCCGGGCTGCTGGACATCGTCTTCGCCGACGAGGTGTCGCGGTTCAGCCGGGACATGCTCGATGGCGCCAAGCTGATGCGCATGGCCGAGCGCACAGGTGTGGTCATCGTCACCGGCGACGGCATCGACACCCGTCGCGAGGGCTGGCAGACCCTGTGGACGATGCGGCTGGCCATGGCGGCCGAGGAACTGCGCAGTGTCGCCAAGCGGACCTCGCGCACGATGCAGGGCTGCCTCGACCGGGGCCTGATGATTGGGCCGCCGCCCTACGGCTATGCGTTGGACATCCGGCGCAAGGACAAGGACGAACAGAACCTCAAGGGTGCCCGCTGGGTCGTCAACGAGGCGCAGGCTGAGGTCATCCGCACGATGTTCGGCTGGCGCAAGTCCGGCCTGTCGGTCGCGGCCATCGCGCGGCGTCTGAACGACCAGGGCATCGCCTGCCCCCGGACCTCCGGCGCCAAGCGGCCGGGCTACTGGCGCCCGGCCACCGTGCACCGGATGCTGCAGAACCCCATCTACCGGGGGACCTTCGTCTACCTGGGCTCGGGTGCCACCCGGGCCAAGCTGGCGCGCCAGCGCAAGATGCCGGAGACCAAGGCGTACGACCGCCCGCAGTTCCGGTTGGTAGACGATGCGCTCTGGCAGGCCTGCAACCCACCGAGGCAGCAGCGCACCCGGGGTGGCACCAAACACCTGTTCGCCAACTTCGTGCAGTGCGGCGACTGTGGCTGCTACCTGTCCCTCAAGGGCACATCAGCCAGCTGGACGCTGCACTGCCCGCAGTGCGAGCAGGCGGTGCGGGTGGGCGAGCGCGAGTCCTTCATCGGCTACACCTCGGTGGTGGCGGCGCAGAAGACGCTGGAGCAGGCCCTGACGCTCCTTTTCACCGGTCCGGTGCGCGACGAGTTCTCGGCTCGCCTGCGTGCCCGGCTGGAGAAGGGACCGGGCGAGGAGGAGGAACGGCTGCGGGCCCGCCGGCTGGAGCTGGAGTCGTCATGCGAGCGGCTGCTGCAGCTGGCGCGTCGGCCCGGCATCGGGCTGGAGTTCCTGGCTCAGCAGCTGGAAGAGGACAAAACCGAGCTGGACCGGGTCACCGCCCGCCTGGCGGCGCTAACCAGGGCGGCCGGCAAGGTGAGCAAGGCGGCCATCGAGCGGCAGCTGGCGGTGGAGCCGACCACGGTCGTGTCCCAGCTGCTCAATGGCGCCGCACCAGCGCACGAGGTTCGAGCCACGCTCAAGCGGCTCATTGAGTCCTTCCGGTTCGTGGACCGGCCGAGGAAGTTCGAGGCGATGTTCGAGATTCGATTCGTACCCGGGGCCTTCGTGGCCGAGTTGTCCGACAGTGATGTGCTGGACAGTACCGCGGTGACGATGCGCATCCACACCAAGACCGGGGCGAGACGACCGCCGCCTTGGGAGGTCACGGTCACGCAAGTGACCTGA